In a single window of the Pocillopora verrucosa isolate sample1 chromosome 4, ASM3666991v2, whole genome shotgun sequence genome:
- the LOC131772898 gene encoding heparan-alpha-glucosaminide N-acetyltransferase-like, producing the protein MEIHADDHIVFMAFSAVFLVLALLSTQRLGLASHRLPSTSLPTDSHVDVKSLPMDTALLQLTLTSDIKPVNVFGLSSNCHKCIFEPLAKNLKYSLNVTVETNFPVTLFVNDSEGTHVCENKTETFGEHGFYIYTIHGYKTKTSCTLYKKIDPDNAYLPLLYAFLVILGVALTWLVLLYLLRKYNLLVNWELFHDTESLINADLGSPNFNGPVDGSGHHIDPHELLEKPKKQRLKSLDTFRGIALTIMIFVNSGGGGYYFFKHARWNGLTVADLVFPWFMWIMGVSMVISFQSMRRRQMRSITIFAKIIRRTLILFALGLFVSNYADLAHYRVPGVLQRFSACYFITAMLQLVINPGTDSILPVAAWWNPIRDVFALWGQWLVMLGLLAIYIIITFALKIGGCPRGYIGPGGLASPEAYNCTGGNAGYIDRHFFGSKHIYGHPTCMETYKTEVPYDPEGALGTLTSAFLVFLGVQAGYTLHTFPYNISRMKRWIIWSLLLGCITLALAGKNNDSVIPINKNLWSVSFIFVTGGMAFLLLTFCYVTIDVLRWWNGAPFCYPGMNSILVYVGSEILGRYFPFCWTVSGHVQHADLLAMNLVGTAVWLIISYYLYYIKFFVKI; encoded by the exons ATGGAGATCCATGCAGACGACCATATAGTATTCATGGCGTTCTCTGCTGTTTTTCTGGTTCTTGCACTACTTTCTACTCAAAGATTAG GACTTGCAAGTCACCGTTTGCCATCCACATCACTACCAACGGACTCACACGTTGATGTGAAATCATTGCCAATGGACACAGCCTTGCTACAACTGACTTTGACTTCAGATATTAAACCTGTTAATGTGTTTGGTCTCTCTAGTAACTGCCATAAG TGTATCTTTGAACCTTTGGCAAAAAACCTGAAATACTCTTTAAATGTAACTGTGGAAACAAATTTCCCAGTTACACTCTTCGTCAATGACTCCGAAGGAACACATGTATGCGA GAACAAAACTGAAACTTTTGGAGAACATGGCTTTTACATTTACACTATCCATGGATATAAAACCAAGACAAGCTGTACTTTATATAAGAAAATAGATCCAGACAATGCATATTTAC CTTTATTGTATGCATTTTTGGTTATTCTTGGGGTTGCCTTAACTTGGCTTGTTCTTCTATATCTTCTAAG GAAGTACAATCTCTTGGTCAACTGGGAACTGTTTCATGACACAGAAAGTCTTATAAATGCG GATCTTGGAAGCCCCAATTTCAATGGCCCTGTAGATGGTTCAGGACATCACATTGATCCTCATGAATTG CTTGAAAAGCCAAAGAAACAAAGACTTAAATCTTTGGACACATTTCGCGG GATTGCATTGACTATTATGATATTTGTGAATTCTGGTGGTGGTGGATATTATTTCTTCAAGCATGCCAGATGGAATG GGCTTACAGTTGCAGACCTTGTCTTTCCATG GTTTATGTGGATTATGGGTGTTTCCATGGTTATTTCGTTTCAATCTATGAGACGTCGCCAAATGAGATCCATAACTATCTTTGCCAAGATTATCCGTCGCACACTCATTCTGTTTGCACTGGGGCTTTTTGTAAGCAATT ATGCAGACCTTGCTCACTACAGAGTACCAGGAGTCCTACAAAGATTTTCTGCTTGCTACTTTATCACTGCCATGCTCCAGTTGGTTATTAATCCTGGAACTGATTCTATCCTG CCAGTTGCTGCATGGTGGAACCCTATCAGGGATGTCTTCGCTTTATGGGGTCAATGGCTGGTGATGCTGGGCCTACTAGCTATCTATATCATCATTACTTTTGCCCTCAAAATTGGTGGTTGTCCAAG AGGTTATATCGGACCTGGGGGTCTTGCTTCACCTGAAGCTTACAATTGCACCGGTGGGAATGCTGGTTACATTGACCGACACTTTTTTGGATCAAAGCACATCTACGGGCATCCTACTTGCATG GAAACATACAAGACGGAGGTTCCGTACGATCCAGAGGGCGCTTTGGGTACCCTGACTTCTGCTTTCTTGGTGTTCCTGGGAGTTCAG GCTGGTTACACCTTGCACACTTTCCCATACAACATATCTAGAATGAAACGGTGGATAATTTGGTCTTTGCTACTT GGTTGCATCACTCTTGCACTCGCAGGCAAGAATAACGACAGTGTTATACCGATAAACAAGAACTTATG GTCTGTTTCGTTTATCTTTGTTACTGGTGGCATGGCATTTCTTCTGCTGACATTTTGCTATGTGACCATTGATGTCTTGAGATGGTGGAATGGCGCGCCTTTTTGCTACCCTG